One Cellulomonas taurus genomic region harbors:
- a CDS encoding pyridoxal phosphate-dependent aminotransferase produces MPISTSPATRIHRSGIRTLMELAMRDPEAIRLEIGEPDATTPAHVVAAAARDAAAGHTAYTSSTGEPELRAALAEKVTRVNAIPVTADDVVVSHGAMHGLAMAISALAGPGEQILLPDPEFPNWRMAAVAANVEVGTYPARAENGFVPTLADIEAAITPATRIIVVCSPNNPTGAMYPADLLAGVVELARQHDLWVFSDECYEAITFGAPHVSPATFDTDDRVVTFFSFSKTYAMTGWRIGYAVSRNAHVIDLLGQVAEATVACPSSVGQRAALAAVTGPQDEVATAVDSYRERRDAAVALLERRGIGCVRPEGAFYLMVDISAATADSEAFALRLLDERHVSVSPGSAFGPGGEGMVRVSLAAERTGLLEGLARLADQITAWSDLTVPSPESATA; encoded by the coding sequence GTGCCGATCTCCACCTCACCCGCCACCCGCATCCACCGCTCCGGAATCCGGACCCTGATGGAACTCGCCATGCGCGATCCGGAGGCGATCCGGCTGGAGATCGGTGAACCCGACGCCACCACCCCCGCCCACGTGGTCGCGGCCGCCGCCCGGGACGCCGCCGCCGGTCACACCGCGTACACCTCCAGCACCGGTGAGCCGGAGCTGCGGGCGGCGCTGGCCGAGAAGGTCACGCGGGTGAACGCCATCCCGGTCACCGCCGACGACGTCGTGGTCTCGCACGGTGCCATGCACGGACTGGCGATGGCGATCAGCGCGCTGGCCGGACCGGGGGAGCAGATCCTGCTGCCGGACCCGGAGTTCCCGAACTGGCGGATGGCGGCCGTCGCCGCGAACGTCGAGGTCGGCACCTACCCGGCGCGGGCGGAGAACGGCTTCGTGCCGACGCTGGCCGACATCGAGGCCGCGATCACCCCCGCGACCCGGATCATCGTGGTCTGCTCGCCGAACAACCCGACCGGCGCGATGTATCCCGCCGACCTGCTGGCCGGTGTGGTGGAGCTGGCCCGCCAACACGATCTGTGGGTGTTCTCCGACGAGTGCTACGAGGCGATCACCTTCGGCGCCCCGCATGTCAGCCCGGCCACCTTCGACACCGACGACCGGGTGGTCACCTTCTTCAGCTTCTCCAAGACCTACGCGATGACCGGCTGGCGGATCGGCTACGCCGTCTCCCGGAACGCGCACGTGATCGACCTGCTCGGCCAGGTCGCCGAGGCCACCGTCGCCTGCCCGTCCTCGGTCGGTCAGCGGGCCGCCCTGGCGGCGGTCACCGGACCGCAGGACGAGGTCGCCACCGCCGTCGACTCCTACCGGGAGCGGCGGGACGCGGCGGTCGCCCTGTTGGAGCGGCGCGGGATCGGGTGCGTCCGGCCCGAGGGCGCGTTCTACCTGATGGTCGACATCTCGGCGGCGACCGCCGACTCCGAGGCCTTCGCGCTGCGGCTCCTGGACGAGCGGCACGTCTCGGTGTCGCCCGGCAGCGCCTTCGGCCCCGGTGGCGAGGGGATGGTCCGGGTGTCCCTGGCCGCCGAGCGCACCGGACTGCTGGAGGGCCTGGCGCGCCTCGCCGACCAGATCACCGCCTGGTCCGACCTCACCGTCCCGTCCCCCGAGTCCGCCACCGCCTGA
- the yajC gene encoding preprotein translocase subunit YajC yields MELIIILVIGVAAMWFMSTRARKQQREAMSFRDNLQPGQEVMTGSGLFGTVVSVEGDVVTLESTPGNESRWLKAAIAKLVDPPVEETEDDEDEDLTADELVDAEHDEFEPTQRSVAGTTGTTEPAATIEPFGDEDRKNKN; encoded by the coding sequence GTGGAACTGATCATCATCCTCGTCATCGGTGTCGCGGCGATGTGGTTCATGTCGACCCGTGCCCGCAAGCAGCAGCGCGAGGCGATGAGCTTCCGGGACAACCTCCAGCCCGGCCAGGAGGTGATGACCGGCTCCGGCCTGTTCGGCACCGTGGTCTCGGTCGAGGGCGATGTCGTCACCCTGGAGTCCACCCCCGGCAACGAGTCCCGCTGGCTGAAGGCGGCGATCGCCAAGCTGGTCGACCCGCCGGTCGAGGAGACCGAGGACGACGAGGACGAGGACCTCACCGCGGACGAGCTGGTCGACGCCGAGCACGACGAGTTCGAGCCCACCCAGCGCTCGGTCGCGGGCACCACCGGGACCACCGAGCCGGCCGCGACCATCGAGCCCTTCGGCGACGAGGACCGCAAGAACAAGAACTGA
- the pdxT gene encoding pyridoxal 5'-phosphate synthase glutaminase subunit PdxT, with product MTVTVGVLALQGDVREHLAALEASGARAVPVRRTTELDAVDALVLPGGESTTIDKLLRAFDLDGPIRDRLAAGMPAYGSCAGMILLADRIEGGIDGQRTLGGLDVTVRRNAFGRQVDSFETDLRIDGIPESERDPVHAVFIRAPWVEEIGPAATALARVESGPVAGRIVAVRQGSLLATSFHPEVTGDTRVHRLFVEMVREAGLRSKG from the coding sequence GTGACTGTGACGGTGGGCGTGCTGGCCCTGCAAGGCGATGTCCGCGAGCACCTGGCGGCACTGGAGGCGTCCGGGGCGCGAGCGGTGCCGGTGCGTCGGACCACCGAACTCGATGCCGTGGACGCGCTGGTGCTGCCCGGCGGCGAGTCGACCACCATCGACAAGCTGCTGCGCGCCTTCGACCTGGACGGGCCGATCCGGGACCGCCTGGCCGCCGGGATGCCCGCCTACGGTTCATGTGCCGGGATGATCCTGCTCGCCGACCGGATCGAGGGCGGCATCGACGGTCAGCGGACCCTCGGCGGGCTGGACGTCACCGTGCGCCGGAACGCCTTCGGGCGGCAGGTGGACTCCTTCGAGACCGACCTGCGGATCGACGGCATCCCGGAGTCCGAGCGCGATCCGGTGCACGCCGTCTTCATCCGCGCGCCGTGGGTCGAGGAGATCGGTCCGGCGGCCACCGCGCTGGCTCGCGTCGAATCCGGGCCGGTCGCCGGTAGGATCGTCGCGGTGCGCCAGGGCTCGCTGCTCGCCACGTCCTTCCATCCGGAGGTGACCGGCGACACGCGCGTGCACCGTTTGTTCGTGGAGATGGTCCGCGAAGCAGGACTGCGATCGAAGGGATAG
- a CDS encoding glycosyltransferase family 4 protein, translating to MRVGIVCPYSFDAPGGVQFHIRDLAEALIARGHTVGVLAPADDDTPIPDYMTSAGRAVPVRYNGSVARLAFGPLTAARVRRWLEAGQFDVLHLHEPMSPSLSMLALWIADGPVVATFHSSQQRSRSLQVAYPLVRQSLEKINARIAVSEDARRTLVDHLGGDAVVIPNGVYVQHFADAPTDPRWTGTPERPTVAFLGRLDEPRKGLPVLLAAVPAVRRAIPGVRFLIAGRGDTGPEDVRELIGDDAEAVEFLGGVSDEEKAALFRSVDAYVAPQTGGESFGIVLVEAMSAHTPVVASDLGAFRRVLADGQAGELFRTGDGDDLARVLADLLADPARRADLADRGSAAVLRYDWSTVTHQILTVYEMAVESGHAPVGEDPSSVRGRLRRWRGDDQ from the coding sequence TTGCGGGTCGGCATCGTCTGTCCCTACTCCTTCGACGCCCCCGGCGGGGTGCAGTTCCACATCCGCGACCTGGCCGAGGCGCTGATCGCCCGGGGCCACACCGTCGGCGTCCTGGCACCGGCGGACGACGACACCCCGATCCCGGACTACATGACCTCGGCCGGGCGCGCGGTGCCGGTGCGTTACAACGGGTCGGTGGCCCGGCTCGCCTTCGGACCGCTGACCGCCGCCCGGGTGCGACGTTGGCTGGAGGCCGGGCAGTTCGACGTGCTGCACCTGCACGAGCCGATGAGCCCGTCGCTGTCCATGCTCGCGCTGTGGATCGCCGACGGCCCGGTGGTCGCGACCTTCCACTCCTCGCAGCAGCGGTCCCGGTCGTTGCAGGTGGCCTACCCGCTGGTCCGGCAGTCGTTGGAGAAGATCAACGCCCGGATCGCCGTCTCCGAGGACGCCCGACGGACCCTGGTCGACCACCTCGGCGGCGACGCCGTGGTGATCCCGAACGGGGTGTACGTCCAGCACTTCGCCGACGCGCCCACCGATCCGCGGTGGACCGGGACCCCGGAGCGGCCCACCGTCGCCTTCCTCGGCCGGTTGGATGAGCCGCGCAAGGGCCTGCCGGTGCTCCTGGCAGCGGTGCCCGCCGTCCGGCGCGCCATCCCGGGTGTGCGGTTCCTGATCGCCGGCCGGGGCGACACCGGGCCGGAGGACGTGCGCGAGCTGATCGGGGACGACGCCGAGGCCGTCGAGTTCCTCGGCGGGGTCTCCGACGAGGAGAAGGCGGCGCTGTTCCGCTCGGTGGACGCCTACGTCGCGCCTCAGACCGGCGGTGAGTCCTTCGGCATCGTGCTGGTCGAGGCGATGAGCGCCCACACCCCGGTGGTGGCCAGCGACCTCGGTGCGTTCCGCCGGGTGCTGGCCGACGGCCAGGCGGGCGAGCTGTTCCGCACCGGCGACGGCGACGATCTCGCCCGGGTGCTGGCCGACCTGCTGGCCGACCCGGCGCGGCGCGCCGACCTGGCGGACCGTGGCTCCGCCGCGGTGCTGCGCTACGACTGGTCCACCGTCACCCACCAGATCCTCACCGTGTACGAGATGGCGGTGGAGAGCGGGCACGCGCCGGTGGGCGAGGACCCGTCGTCGGTGCGCGGCCGACTGCGGCGCTGGCGGGGTGACGACCAATGA
- a CDS encoding phosphatidylinositol mannoside acyltransferase, translated as MRIDVAKAYATAWRITGKLPDGVVRGAFRLVADVTWLRHGEGVRRLEDNLRRVRPELDAKALCRLSLAGMRSYMRYFGEAFALVGVSPEQIDARVRLDGDLSAVERMQSGEMVVMALGHLGNWDLAGAWATRNLGRTLTVAERLKPEALFQEFLAFRESLGLEIIALSGAGGGVFRELVRGIRREGGGLVPLLADRDLTSRGVEVDLFGERARVAAGPAALALSTGAPLCATVIRYERLHGARRRAAGTGWGIVVEFSPILTPDPELPKAERIPALTQRWVDELAAGIRRYPQDWHMLQRVFVADLDPERYARTKAEAGE; from the coding sequence GTGAGGATCGACGTCGCGAAGGCGTACGCCACCGCCTGGCGGATCACCGGGAAGCTGCCGGACGGTGTGGTGCGCGGAGCGTTCCGTCTGGTCGCCGACGTGACCTGGCTGCGGCACGGCGAGGGCGTCCGCCGCCTGGAGGACAATCTGCGCCGGGTGCGCCCGGAGCTGGACGCGAAGGCGCTGTGCCGACTGTCGCTGGCCGGGATGCGCTCCTACATGCGCTACTTCGGTGAGGCCTTCGCCCTGGTCGGGGTGTCGCCGGAGCAGATCGACGCGCGGGTGCGGCTCGACGGTGACCTGTCGGCGGTCGAGCGGATGCAGAGCGGCGAGATGGTCGTGATGGCCCTCGGGCACCTGGGCAACTGGGACCTGGCCGGTGCCTGGGCCACCCGGAACCTCGGCCGCACGCTCACCGTCGCCGAGCGGTTGAAGCCGGAGGCGCTGTTCCAGGAGTTCCTGGCGTTCCGGGAGAGCCTGGGGCTGGAGATCATCGCGCTGTCCGGTGCCGGTGGCGGCGTGTTCCGCGAGCTGGTCCGTGGCATTCGGCGCGAGGGGGGCGGCCTGGTGCCGCTGCTGGCCGACCGCGACCTGACATCGCGCGGGGTGGAGGTGGACCTGTTCGGCGAACGGGCCCGGGTCGCCGCCGGTCCGGCCGCCCTCGCGCTGTCCACCGGGGCGCCACTGTGTGCCACCGTGATCCGCTACGAGCGCCTGCACGGGGCCCGACGCCGGGCGGCCGGCACCGGGTGGGGCATCGTGGTGGAGTTCTCCCCGATCCTTACCCCGGACCCCGAGCTGCCCAAGGCCGAGCGCATCCCGGCCCTGACCCAGCGCTGGGTGGACGAGCTGGCGGCGGGCATCCGCCGTTACCCGCAGGACTGGCATATGTTGCAGCGGGTGTTCGTCGCCGACCTGGACCCGGAGCGCTACGCCCGGACGAAGGCGGAGGCGGGGGAGTGA
- the ruvA gene encoding Holliday junction branch migration protein RuvA, which translates to MIASVRGTVLTVRLDAAVVEVGGVGMLVHATPTTLAGLRVGQEARLATSMVVREDSLTLFGFGDDDERDVFEVVQSVSGVGPRLALAMLAVHTPDGLRRAVATEDLAALKRVPGIGQKGAQRIVLELGDRLGAPTGDGPGAGAAPVAATDHRDEVVEALVGLGWNLKVAQEAVAAVLADRDGAVGPSDMAGVLRAALRGLGANRG; encoded by the coding sequence GTGATCGCCTCGGTGCGCGGGACGGTGCTGACGGTGCGGCTGGACGCCGCGGTGGTCGAGGTCGGCGGGGTCGGGATGCTGGTGCATGCCACGCCGACGACCCTGGCCGGGCTGCGGGTGGGGCAGGAAGCACGGCTGGCCACCTCGATGGTGGTGCGGGAGGACTCGCTCACTCTGTTCGGCTTCGGCGACGACGACGAGCGCGACGTCTTCGAGGTGGTGCAGTCGGTCTCCGGTGTCGGGCCTCGGCTGGCGCTGGCGATGCTGGCGGTGCACACCCCGGACGGGCTGCGCCGGGCCGTGGCCACCGAGGACCTGGCGGCGCTCAAGCGGGTGCCCGGCATCGGCCAGAAGGGCGCGCAGCGGATCGTCCTGGAGCTCGGTGACCGGCTCGGTGCGCCGACCGGTGACGGTCCGGGGGCCGGTGCGGCCCCGGTGGCCGCCACCGATCACCGCGACGAGGTGGTCGAGGCACTGGTGGGTCTGGGCTGGAACCTCAAGGTCGCCCAGGAGGCGGTGGCGGCCGTCCTCGCCGACCGGGACGGCGCCGTGGGTCCCTCGGACATGGCGGGTGTGCTGCGGGCCGCGCTGCGGGGTCTGGGCGCCAACCGTGGCTGA
- a CDS encoding YebC/PmpR family DNA-binding transcriptional regulator produces the protein MSGHSKWATTKHKKAAIDAKRGKLFAKLIKNIEVAARVGGGDPAGNPTLVDAIQKAKKSSVPNDNIDRAVKRGSGLEAGGADYQTIMYEGYGPGGIAVLVECLTDNRNRAASDVRVAFTRNGGQMADPGSVAYVFSRKGVVMVPAEGTDEDSVTMAVLEAGAEDVTRMGDFYEVLSEATDLVAVRTALQEAGIDYESADSVFYPSTQVEVDVEGARKILRLIDALEDSDDVQNVFTNFDASDEVMAALDEE, from the coding sequence ATGTCGGGGCATTCCAAGTGGGCCACCACCAAGCACAAGAAGGCGGCGATCGACGCCAAGCGCGGCAAGCTGTTCGCCAAGCTGATCAAGAACATCGAGGTCGCCGCGCGCGTCGGTGGCGGTGACCCGGCGGGCAACCCGACCCTGGTCGACGCGATCCAGAAGGCCAAGAAGTCGTCGGTGCCGAACGACAACATCGACCGCGCGGTCAAGCGTGGGTCCGGTCTCGAGGCCGGCGGCGCCGACTACCAGACGATCATGTACGAGGGCTACGGCCCCGGCGGCATCGCGGTGCTGGTCGAGTGCCTGACCGACAACCGGAACCGGGCCGCCTCCGACGTGCGGGTGGCCTTCACCCGCAACGGCGGTCAGATGGCCGACCCGGGCTCGGTCGCCTACGTCTTCTCCCGCAAGGGCGTCGTGATGGTCCCCGCCGAGGGCACCGACGAGGACTCGGTCACCATGGCGGTGCTCGAGGCCGGCGCCGAGGACGTCACCCGGATGGGCGACTTCTACGAGGTGCTGAGCGAGGCCACCGACCTGGTCGCGGTGCGCACCGCCCTGCAGGAGGCCGGGATCGACTACGAGTCCGCCGACTCGGTGTTCTACCCGTCCACCCAGGTCGAGGTCGACGTCGAGGGCGCCCGCAAGATCCTGCGCCTGATCGACGCGCTGGAGGACTCGGACGACGTGCAGAACGTCTTCACCAACTTCGACGCCTCGGACGAGGTGATGGCCGCCCTCGACGAGGAGTGA
- a CDS encoding NUDIX hydrolase has protein sequence MVNSTGTGPSLPVGNGGPVPSPGSDAQPATVPSLGPDWLPGPDGLPFRTAARVLLLDEQDRVLLVRGHDVDQPERSWWFTVGGGLEPGESAREGAVREVFEETGLVLDPAGLIGPVWSRSAVFDFLLQRCRQDEEFFLARVDGAAELMRDGWTELEAAVLDEMRWWPVAELDAVQIEVFPAGLAALIRPLLTGWDGVTRQVD, from the coding sequence GTGGTGAATTCCACCGGCACCGGCCCGTCGCTCCCCGTGGGGAACGGCGGGCCGGTGCCGTCCCCGGGCTCCGACGCCCAGCCGGCGACCGTCCCGTCCCTGGGCCCCGATTGGCTGCCCGGCCCGGACGGACTGCCGTTCCGCACCGCGGCGCGGGTGCTGCTGCTGGACGAGCAGGACCGGGTGCTGCTGGTGCGCGGGCACGACGTGGACCAGCCGGAACGCAGCTGGTGGTTCACCGTCGGCGGCGGTCTGGAACCGGGGGAGTCGGCCCGGGAGGGCGCCGTGCGCGAGGTCTTCGAGGAGACCGGCCTGGTGCTGGACCCCGCGGGCCTGATCGGACCGGTCTGGTCCCGGTCGGCGGTCTTCGACTTCCTGCTGCAGCGCTGCCGCCAGGACGAGGAGTTCTTCCTGGCCCGGGTCGACGGCGCCGCGGAGCTGATGCGTGACGGCTGGACCGAGCTGGAGGCAGCGGTCCTGGACGAGATGCGCTGGTGGCCGGTGGCCGAGCTGGACGCGGTGCAGATCGAGGTCTTCCCGGCCGGGTTGGCCGCGCTGATCCGCCCGCTGCTCACCGGCTGGGACGGCGTGACCCGGCAGGTCGACTGA
- the pdxS gene encoding pyridoxal 5'-phosphate synthase lyase subunit PdxS, whose translation MAEMLKGGVIMDVVTAEQAKIAEDAGAVAVMALERVPADIRAQGGVARMSDPDLIDGIVNAVSIPVMAKARIGHFVEAQVLQALGVDYIDESEVLTPADYAHHIDKWQFTVPFVCGATNLGEALRRITEGAAMIRSKGEAGTGDVSNATTHMRTLRDEIRRLSSLPEDELFLAAKELQAPYELVAEVAKNGKLPVVLFTAGGIATPSDAAMMMQLGAEGVFVGSGIFKSGNPAERAAAIVKATTFYDDPDVIANASRGLGEAMVGINVDDVPVPHRLAERGW comes from the coding sequence ATGGCCGAGATGCTCAAGGGCGGCGTGATCATGGATGTGGTCACCGCCGAGCAGGCGAAGATCGCCGAGGACGCCGGTGCGGTGGCCGTGATGGCGCTGGAGCGGGTGCCCGCCGACATCCGCGCCCAGGGTGGCGTGGCCCGGATGAGCGACCCGGACCTGATCGACGGCATCGTGAACGCGGTGTCCATCCCGGTGATGGCCAAGGCCCGGATCGGTCACTTCGTCGAGGCCCAGGTGCTGCAGGCGCTCGGGGTCGACTACATCGACGAGTCCGAGGTGCTCACCCCGGCCGACTACGCCCACCACATCGACAAGTGGCAGTTCACCGTGCCCTTCGTCTGCGGTGCGACCAACCTGGGCGAGGCGCTGCGCCGGATCACCGAGGGCGCGGCGATGATCCGCTCCAAGGGCGAGGCCGGCACCGGGGACGTCTCCAACGCCACCACCCACATGCGCACCCTCCGGGACGAGATCCGTCGGCTGTCCTCGCTGCCCGAGGACGAGCTGTTCCTCGCCGCCAAGGAGCTGCAGGCGCCCTACGAGCTGGTCGCCGAGGTCGCCAAGAACGGCAAGCTCCCGGTGGTGCTGTTCACCGCCGGTGGCATCGCCACCCCGTCCGACGCGGCGATGATGATGCAGCTCGGCGCCGAGGGTGTGTTCGTCGGCTCCGGCATCTTCAAGTCCGGCAACCCGGCCGAGCGCGCGGCGGCGATCGTGAAGGCGACCACCTTCTACGACGACCCGGACGTGATCGCCAACGCCTCCCGTGGCCTGGGTGAGGCGATGGTCGGCATCAACGTGGACGACGTCCCGGTGCCGCACCGCCTGGCCGAGCGCGGGTGGTGA
- the ruvB gene encoding Holliday junction branch migration DNA helicase RuvB, whose translation MAEDVAPVEEDATESLVRAGADDLERAAEAALRPRHLDEFVGQPVVREQLSLVLQSALARGRTPDHVLLSGPPGLGKTTLAMIIAAELGASLRVSSGPAIQHAGDLAAILSSLEEGEVLFLDEIHRLARPAEELLYVAMEDFRVDVVVGKGAGASAIPLSLPPFTVVGATTRAGLLPAPLRDRFGFTGHLDFYADGELERVLMRSAGLLGVPLDRDAAAEIASRSRGTPRIANRLLRRVRDWAEVRGTGELTLEAARSALAVYEVDERGLDRLDRAVLRALCVRFGGGPVGLTTLAVAVGEEPETVETVAEPFLVREGLIGRTPRGRVATAEGWAHLGLTAPAGGGTLFG comes from the coding sequence GTGGCTGAGGACGTCGCGCCCGTGGAGGAGGACGCCACCGAGTCGTTGGTCCGGGCCGGTGCGGACGACCTGGAACGTGCCGCCGAGGCGGCGCTGCGCCCGCGGCACCTGGACGAGTTCGTGGGACAGCCGGTGGTGCGCGAGCAACTGTCCCTGGTGCTGCAGTCGGCGCTCGCCCGCGGCAGGACACCGGACCACGTGCTGCTCTCCGGTCCGCCCGGCTTGGGCAAGACCACCCTGGCGATGATCATCGCCGCCGAACTGGGTGCCTCGCTGCGGGTCTCCAGTGGTCCCGCGATCCAGCACGCCGGTGACCTGGCGGCGATCCTGTCGTCGCTGGAGGAGGGCGAGGTGCTGTTCCTGGACGAGATCCACCGGCTCGCCCGTCCGGCGGAGGAACTGCTCTACGTCGCGATGGAGGACTTCCGGGTCGACGTCGTGGTGGGCAAGGGGGCGGGTGCCAGCGCGATCCCGCTCAGCCTCCCGCCGTTCACGGTGGTGGGCGCGACCACCCGGGCCGGGCTGCTGCCGGCGCCGCTGCGGGACCGGTTCGGGTTCACCGGGCACCTGGACTTCTACGCCGACGGGGAGCTGGAGCGGGTGCTGATGCGGTCGGCCGGGCTGCTCGGGGTCCCGCTGGACCGGGATGCCGCGGCCGAGATCGCCTCCCGGTCCCGGGGAACGCCGCGGATCGCCAACCGGCTGCTGCGTCGGGTGCGGGACTGGGCGGAGGTGCGGGGGACCGGCGAGCTGACCCTGGAGGCGGCGCGGTCGGCGTTGGCGGTCTACGAGGTGGACGAACGCGGCCTGGACCGGTTGGACCGTGCGGTGCTGCGGGCGCTGTGCGTGCGCTTCGGCGGGGGACCGGTCGGGCTGACCACGCTGGCCGTCGCGGTCGGCGAGGAGCCGGAGACGGTGGAGACCGTGGCCGAGCCGTTCCTGGTGCGCGAAGGGCTGATCGGACGGACGCCCCGGGGTCGCGTCGCCACGGCCGAGGGCTGGGCACACCTGGGCCTGACCGCTCCGGCGGGTGGCGGAACGCTCTTCGGTTAG
- the ruvC gene encoding crossover junction endodeoxyribonuclease RuvC: MRVLGIDPGLTRCGLGVVDGLSGRRVRMVAVGVARSGPTEDIDQRLLRIGDQLEVWLEEHAPDTVAIERIFAHDNLDSVIGVAQVTGIAMLAAARRKIPVALHSPSEVKAAVTGNGRADKPQVQHMVTRLLDLTEIPKPADAADALAIAITHLWRPAGAVGGPQRAPGAMTAAQRAWAEAEQKARRVRA; this comes from the coding sequence ATGCGCGTGCTCGGCATCGACCCCGGTCTGACCCGTTGCGGCCTCGGGGTCGTCGACGGGCTGTCGGGTCGACGGGTGCGGATGGTCGCGGTCGGGGTCGCGCGGTCGGGCCCCACCGAGGACATCGACCAGCGGCTGCTGCGGATCGGCGACCAGCTGGAGGTCTGGCTGGAGGAGCACGCACCGGACACCGTGGCGATCGAGCGGATCTTCGCCCACGACAACCTGGACTCGGTGATCGGCGTCGCCCAGGTGACCGGCATCGCGATGTTGGCCGCCGCCCGGCGCAAGATCCCGGTGGCGCTGCACTCGCCGAGCGAGGTGAAGGCCGCCGTCACCGGCAACGGCCGCGCCGACAAGCCGCAGGTCCAGCACATGGTGACCCGCCTGCTGGATCTGACCGAGATCCCCAAGCCCGCCGACGCCGCCGATGCGCTGGCGATCGCGATCACCCACCTGTGGCGGCCGGCGGGTGCCGTCGGAGGGCCGCAGCGCGCGCCCGGTGCGATGACCGCCGCGCAGCGGGCCTGGGCCGAGGCCGAACAGAAGGCGCGCCGGGTCCGGGCCTGA